TACATTAAGAGTAATTGTTTTATTATAAATCCGTGTATGATGCTTAATTACTATGGAATTAGAAGTAGTGTGAGATATGAATCTTTTGGTTATTTGGGTACAGCTAATGAATTTGAAATAAGTGAAGTTAAAATCGATAAGGTTAATGGATATCATTTTATAGCAACAAAAAATAAAGAAATATTATATGATTCACTTGACTTAAAACCTCTTAGAAAAATATTTAAAGTAACTTAAAAACGTATATTTAAACTAAAATAGGGGTTTTTACAGTTTTAAATTATTTTTCATGCATTTATAAGCGTGAATTTTGTTAGCAGCAGAGAGTCCATATATATTATCAATTTCGGAAGTTGAATGATATTTCATAAGCTCTTTAATTTGGAAATAGTTATAGCCATTAGATTTTAAATATGAAATAAACAAATTTCTAAATAAATGGAGCGATTTATTAGCGCGAAATCCCGATTTTTTGAGAAGATTTTTAAATTTTTTAGAAATATTGATAATACTAATTTGATTGTATTTAAATTTATGTTTGGTTTTTTGGAAAAGATAAGTACGTCGTAAGTCGAGATTTTTACTATTAAAATAATTTTCGTGGGCTTTTTGAATAGCCCGGAACTCTTCGGAATTGATGACAATTTTTCTAATACAAGTGACATT
The window above is part of the Borreliella mayonii genome. Proteins encoded here:
- a CDS encoding DUF261 domain-containing protein, producing the protein MLINKIKQDNRTLRPEIQRWGCYFLCLHYYTSLFKKREFNAYEINVAYYRFIGLGYIKSNCFIINPCMMLNYYGIRSSVRYESFGYLGTANEFEISEVKIDKVNGYHFIATKNKEILYDSLDLKPLRKIFKVT